Proteins from a genomic interval of Candidatus Rokuibacteriota bacterium:
- a CDS encoding FTR1 family protein → MTRQASVGTGSGAVIGLLLAASIALGATGAPSVPWLDVAREVSSALDRAVRAYEANDLPGAQDLAAEAYFGPFEDSGMEVAIRREISARRARDLEKMFAEVRQAMGRGEPVPRVRQRVATLREALDHDARELVRVGATATSLAEKEDRPGPGPEAAPRAVGAEALTTQISARLDEARERYRAGDREGAKALLMSAYFDLFEGQGLEAAVAARVPGRKAEIEAGFAHVRGLIAAGKPADTVAEAVEALKARIRQATALLGQTHGRWGAFLNGLILIVREGFEAILIVTALVAYLLKSGHGDKVGVVYRASGVALLASVLTAIAIRTLFTVSPRHQETLEGAAMLLATAVLFYVSYWLTSKAEADRWQRYVRAKVQAALGAGSLVALWSAAFLSVYREGAETVLFYEALLAGSGPGEGGAVLAGLGIGSLVLVLMFLLLRSGALRIPIGPFFTVTSVLLYYLAFVFAGRGIRELQESGLVGITPASWIPTWDFLGLYPTWESVGLQVVLVGAAAVAVGHLFRRRGKRASAETVHP, encoded by the coding sequence ATGACAAGACAAGCGAGCGTGGGGACCGGAAGCGGCGCCGTCATCGGCTTGCTGCTCGCCGCCTCGATCGCGCTGGGCGCGACCGGCGCGCCCTCGGTTCCGTGGCTGGACGTGGCCCGCGAAGTCTCGAGCGCGCTCGATCGCGCCGTGAGGGCGTACGAGGCGAACGATCTGCCGGGCGCGCAGGACCTTGCCGCCGAAGCGTACTTCGGCCCGTTCGAAGACAGCGGCATGGAGGTCGCGATCCGCCGAGAGATATCCGCCCGGCGCGCGAGGGACCTGGAAAAGATGTTCGCGGAGGTCCGCCAGGCGATGGGGAGAGGCGAGCCGGTGCCGCGGGTCCGGCAGCGAGTCGCGACGCTGCGGGAGGCGCTGGACCACGACGCGCGGGAGCTCGTCCGGGTCGGGGCGACGGCGACATCCCTCGCCGAGAAGGAAGACCGTCCCGGGCCTGGGCCGGAAGCGGCCCCGCGCGCGGTCGGGGCGGAGGCGCTGACGACGCAGATCTCCGCGCGCCTGGACGAGGCGCGGGAGCGGTACCGTGCCGGCGACCGCGAGGGGGCCAAGGCGCTCCTCATGAGCGCCTACTTCGATCTCTTCGAGGGGCAGGGGCTGGAGGCCGCCGTGGCGGCCCGCGTCCCAGGACGCAAGGCCGAGATCGAGGCGGGCTTCGCGCACGTCCGGGGCTTGATCGCCGCCGGGAAGCCCGCGGATACCGTGGCCGAGGCGGTGGAGGCGCTGAAGGCTCGAATCCGTCAGGCGACGGCGCTTCTGGGCCAGACCCACGGCCGGTGGGGAGCCTTCCTCAACGGGCTGATCCTCATCGTGCGCGAGGGCTTCGAGGCCATCCTGATCGTCACAGCCCTCGTGGCGTACCTCCTCAAGTCCGGCCACGGGGATAAGGTCGGCGTGGTCTACCGGGCGAGCGGCGTCGCGCTCTTGGCGAGCGTCCTGACGGCGATCGCGATCCGGACCCTCTTCACCGTGAGCCCCCGCCATCAGGAGACGCTCGAGGGCGCCGCGATGCTCCTGGCCACCGCCGTGCTCTTCTACGTGAGCTACTGGCTTACCAGCAAGGCCGAGGCCGACCGCTGGCAACGGTACGTCCGGGCGAAGGTGCAGGCCGCGCTCGGGGCGGGCAGCCTGGTCGCGCTCTGGTCCGCCGCGTTCCTGTCAGTCTATCGGGAGGGTGCCGAGACGGTCCTGTTCTACGAGGCGCTCCTCGCCGGGAGCGGCCCCGGCGAGGGAGGGGCGGTACTGGCCGGTCTCGGCATCGGGTCCCTCGTCCTCGTCCTGATGTTTCTCCTCCTCCGATCCGGCGCGCTCCGCATTCCCATCGGGCCGTTCTTCACGGTCACGTCCGTGCTGCTCTACTACCTCGCCTTCGTCTTCGCCGGCAGGGGCATCCGGGAGCTGCAGGAGTCGGGGCTCGTCGGGATCACGCCGGCGAGCTGGATCCCCACGTGGGACTTCCTCGGCCTCTACCCGACCTGGGAGAGCGTGGGGCTCCAGGTGGTCCTCGTCGGCGCAGCGGCCGTCGCGGTCGGCCACCTCTTCCGGCGGCGCGGGAAGCGGGCGAGCGCCGAAACGGTTCACCCATGA
- a CDS encoding iron transporter — translation MSARRTIVVAAALALGLVPEPALSKEVPIGEPKVIEAAGLEVAAVYLQPIEMEPASHQGKPLYLPRAKSDIHLEADLRAVKGNKHGFRDGEWVPALTVRYSLKHLDTGQEQSGLLHPMVANDGPHYGANLKMPGLGNYKLIFLVEPPGSGGPDAPVGQGFGRAAKVPWWKPFQVEWTFTYLGPGKKGGY, via the coding sequence ATGAGTGCGCGTCGAACCATCGTCGTCGCAGCAGCCCTGGCGCTCGGGCTCGTACCGGAACCGGCGCTCTCCAAGGAGGTCCCCATCGGGGAGCCGAAAGTGATCGAGGCAGCGGGGCTCGAGGTGGCGGCCGTTTATCTCCAGCCGATCGAGATGGAGCCGGCCAGCCACCAGGGCAAGCCGCTCTACCTCCCGAGGGCGAAATCGGACATCCATCTCGAAGCGGACCTCCGCGCCGTGAAGGGCAACAAGCACGGGTTCCGCGACGGGGAGTGGGTGCCGGCCCTCACCGTGCGCTACTCGCTGAAGCACCTCGACACCGGGCAGGAGCAGTCGGGGCTGCTCCACCCGATGGTGGCCAACGACGGCCCTCACTACGGCGCCAACCTCAAGATGCCCGGGCTCGGCAACTACAAGCTGATCTTCCTCGTCGAGCCCCCGGGGAGCGGCGGCCCGGACGCGCCGGTGGGGCAGGGATTCGGTCGGGCCGCGAAGGTGCCCTGGTGGAAGCCGTTCCAGGTGGAGTGGACGTTCACATACCTCGGCCCGGGCAAGAAGGGCGGCTACTAA
- a CDS encoding iron transporter: protein MTATMKISRGALLFGILLLVGLVASSPAAPKEAAMESISRPEAGLTIVVGSQPPLAVEGADATGRPLFASPDGASLFLAVDVRAQKGNKNGFGAGEFVPYLSVSYRLRRQEGGEAGQGDLHPLITREGLRYGNNLKLPGPGAYTITVTIEPPVKVGFGRHTDLETGVSRWWSPFQVEWTLKHPRVAGSQ, encoded by the coding sequence ATGACCGCGACGATGAAGATCTCTCGGGGCGCGCTGCTGTTCGGCATCCTCCTGCTCGTGGGCCTGGTCGCTTCGTCGCCGGCGGCCCCGAAGGAGGCCGCGATGGAGTCGATCTCCAGGCCGGAGGCTGGCCTGACCATCGTCGTCGGCTCCCAGCCGCCGCTCGCCGTGGAGGGAGCGGACGCGACGGGCCGGCCGCTGTTCGCGTCGCCGGACGGGGCGTCCCTGTTCCTGGCCGTTGATGTCCGCGCGCAGAAAGGGAACAAGAACGGGTTCGGCGCCGGCGAGTTCGTCCCGTACCTCTCCGTGTCGTACCGCCTCCGCCGGCAGGAGGGCGGCGAGGCGGGGCAAGGCGATCTCCATCCGCTGATCACCCGCGAGGGGCTGCGCTACGGCAACAACCTCAAGCTGCCCGGGCCCGGTGCCTACACCATCACGGTGACGATCGAGCCTCCCGTCAAGGTCGGGTTCGGGCGTCACACCGACCTCGAGACCGGCGTCTCCCGCTGGTGGAGCCCGTTCCAGGTGGAGTGGACGCTCAAGCATCCCCGCGTCGCAGGGAGCCAGTGA
- a CDS encoding 4Fe-4S binding protein — protein sequence MLQHPRVLPGLHVFMVFFYLALILVPPFLPTPPADATPFTNVVRFSQFVFWYLWWPFVVLSMILFGRAWCGFLCPEGALAAWASRFGGDRPIPRWMRWGGIPLVAFVGITIYGQLTGVYEYPAPQLLILGGSTALAVTVALIYTRRGWVWCRYLCPVSLLFGVFSRLGAMHFRVDHARLAAWTPCGGQTGKKDPCPVFIYLPKMATNRYCLMCFRCAGWRDSIHLRLRRPGEELLHINTAEPLIWEVVFLFGAIGLPLGVFHWTVDPLFQRLKQLLGSLALASGLGSVIGATAPWWFLSNHPDAGEVFNLLDGISIVTFLLGATLLAIGLLSAATWLSARVLEPALREPAGMRELFTRIGYLYTPLSLLSLFLGLSQLTFGYLKGVGFPGLATDVIRGALLVGGALWSLHLARRILALQTAEHRRVRLALLPHLAGVALIIAAWAPVFYLW from the coding sequence TTGCTGCAACACCCCCGGGTCCTCCCGGGGCTCCACGTCTTCATGGTGTTCTTCTATCTGGCACTCATCCTGGTGCCGCCGTTCCTGCCGACGCCGCCCGCTGACGCCACGCCCTTCACCAACGTCGTCCGTTTCTCGCAGTTCGTCTTCTGGTATCTCTGGTGGCCCTTCGTCGTCCTCTCGATGATTCTCTTCGGCCGCGCCTGGTGCGGCTTCCTCTGCCCGGAGGGGGCCCTGGCCGCGTGGGCCTCGCGGTTCGGGGGGGACCGCCCCATCCCCCGCTGGATGCGCTGGGGCGGGATCCCCCTCGTCGCCTTCGTCGGCATCACGATCTACGGTCAGCTCACCGGTGTCTACGAGTACCCCGCGCCCCAGCTCCTGATCCTCGGCGGGTCCACGGCGCTGGCGGTGACGGTTGCCCTGATCTACACGCGCAGGGGCTGGGTCTGGTGCCGCTACCTGTGCCCGGTGAGCCTGCTCTTCGGGGTCTTCTCGCGCCTCGGCGCCATGCACTTCCGGGTGGACCATGCCCGCTTGGCGGCGTGGACGCCGTGTGGTGGGCAGACCGGGAAGAAGGATCCGTGCCCCGTCTTCATCTATCTGCCGAAGATGGCGACCAACCGGTACTGCCTCATGTGCTTCCGGTGCGCCGGCTGGCGGGATTCGATCCACCTAAGACTCCGTCGCCCGGGAGAGGAGCTGCTCCACATCAACACCGCCGAGCCGCTCATCTGGGAGGTCGTCTTCCTCTTCGGCGCGATCGGCCTCCCGCTGGGCGTCTTCCACTGGACGGTCGATCCCCTCTTCCAGCGGCTGAAGCAGCTCCTCGGCAGCCTCGCCCTCGCCTCAGGGCTCGGGAGCGTGATCGGCGCCACGGCTCCCTGGTGGTTCCTGTCCAACCACCCAGACGCCGGCGAGGTGTTCAACCTGCTCGACGGGATCAGCATCGTCACCTTCCTGCTCGGCGCGACCCTGCTCGCCATCGGCCTCCTCTCGGCCGCCACGTGGCTCTCCGCCCGCGTGCTCGAGCCCGCCCTCCGCGAGCCGGCCGGGATGCGAGAGTTGTTCACCCGCATCGGGTACCTCTATACGCCCTTGAGCCTGCTCTCGCTCTTCCTCGGCCTGAGCCAGCTCACCTTCGGCTATCTCAAGGGCGTGGGCTTCCCCGGGCTTGCCACCGACGTGATCCGGGGCGCGCTGCTGGTCGGAGGGGCCCTCTGGAGCCTTCATCTCGCGCGCCGGATCCTGGCGCTCCAGACGGCCGAGCACCGGCGCGTCAGGCTCGCGCTCCTGCCGCACCTGGCCGGCGTCGCGCTCATCATCGCCGCCTGGGCCCCGGTCTTCTACCTCTGGTGA